The Mycolicibacterium neworleansense sequence CCACGCGACACTCGATGAGCTGGACGCCCTCACCGACAGCGAGCTGCTCGACTTCACCACGCTGGCAAGGGTTTTCGGATATCCGTCGACCGCCGAGGCGCAGGACTCGGCGATGAGCTCGCGCGGCTACCGCGCCATGGCGGGCATCCCACGTCTGCAGTTCGCCCACGTCGATCTGCTGGTCCGCTCGTTCGGCTCACTGCAGGGGCTGCTGGCCGCGAGCGCGGACGATCTGCAGTCGGTAGACGGCATCGGGTCGATGTGGGCGCGACACATCCGGGAGGGGCTGTCCCTGCTGGCCGAGTCGACGATCGCCGACCGGTTGGCCTGAATCAGTTGCCCGGCGCGGGCACCTCAGCCGCGGGTGCGCCCTCGGCGGGCGGTGGCGCGGGCTGCTGCGGATTGGGTTGGGCCAGGATGAACGGCACCGGCGCCGATCTGAGATTGCCCAGCTGCACCATCAGGTTGTAGGTGCCCGGCCCGATCGGCTGACGTGGCATCGGGCACTGCGGTGCCGACCCCATGCCGGTCCAGGTCACCTCGGTGGTCACCTGCTCACCCGGGTTGAACGTCTTCACCAGGGTCTCGTTGGACGGCGCGCAGTCCAGGTTCGACCACAGCCGGTTGTTGTCCAGCGAGTACACGTAGGCCGCCAGCACCGCGGCGCCCACGTCACGCTTGCAGGCCACCAGGCCGATATTGGTCACCACCATGGTGAACTTCGGCTGATCACCGACCACATACTCGGGCTGGCTGGTGATGCCCTTGACCGCGAGTGTGGAATCCGGGCAGTCGTCGCCCTCTTTGAGCAACGGCGGCGGCGTTACCGCGGCGGTCGGCGTGGCCGTCGGCGGCGGCGCATGCTGAGCCGGCGGCACCACCGGGGTCTTGACCTCGGGGTTCTCCCCTGGAAGCGGAGTAGGCGGGGCCGCGGTGGCGGCGGATTCGTCAGCGGACTTGGTCTCGGCTCCGGAGCTGCTGGTCACGATCACCGCGACGATCGCGGCGATGATCCCCACGACGACCACCGCGAGTCCGATGGCCAGCGCGCGGCGCCGCCAGTAAATCTGCGCGGGCAGTGGCCCATGAGGTTCGAGATCCAACACGGCTTTCACGGTAAGCCCAGGTCATGCGCAGTCGCCCGAGGCGACTCGGCGTGTCGAGAGCCTCCAGCGAAATTCTCAGGCTTCGCCGATGTTGCCCAGGTGGCTGCGCAGTTCCACGTGACCGTCGGACAGGTGGTAGGTGGCGCCGACGATGGCCTGTGTACCGGCGGCCAGACCGGCAGAAATCGCGGCCGACCGCATCTGCAGCTGGTTGACCGTCTCCTTGACGTGATAGGCCTCGAACTCGTCGACCCGGCTCAGACCGGCATGACGCCCCATCAGGATCGACGGGGTCACCCGCTCCACGATGTCGCGCACGTAGCCACCGGGCACCTGCCCCTCGTCGAGGGCGGTGATGGCGGCCTTGACCGCACCACAGCTGTCATGGCCAAGGACCACGATCAGCGGGACCTCCAGGATGGAGACCGCGTACTCGATGGAGCCGAGCACCGCGTTGTCGATGACGTGGCCGGCGGTACGCACCACGAACATGTCGCCCAGGCCCTGGTCGAACAGCAACTCCGCGGCCACGCGACTGTCACCGCAGCCGAACACCACGGCGGTGGGCTTCTGCCCCTGTGTCAGCTTCGCTCGACGGGCGATGTCCTGGCTGGGGTGCTGCGGTTCGCCTGCGACGAAGCGAGCGTTACCGTCCTTGAGTGCCTTCCATGCGGACACCGGATTCGAATTGGGCATATCAGCCATTTTGCATGAGACGCCCATGAGCATCGACCCGGGCGAATTAGTAGGTTGGTATGAATCCGCCCAGCGTGACCTGCCGTGGCGCCGACCAGGCGTTTCCGCGTGGCAGATCCTGGTGAGCGAGTTCATGCTGCAGCAGACGCCGGTTGCGCGGGTCGAACCGATCTGGCTGGCCTGGATCGAACGGTGGCCCACGCCGTCGGCCACGGCCGCCGCCGGATCGGCCGAGGTGCTGCGCGCCTGGGGCAAGCTCGGTTACCCGCGCCGGGCCAAACGCCTGCACGAGTGCGCGGTGGTGATCGCAGGCGAGTACGGCGACGAGGTGCCGACCGACGTCGACACGCTGCTGACCTTGCCCGGCATCGGCGCCTACACCGCACGCGCGGTGGCCTGTTTCGCATATTCGGCCAGCGTTCCGGTGGTCGACACGAATGTGCGCCGCGTGGTCACCCGGGTGCTGCGCGGCCAGGCCGACGCCCCCGCCCGGGCCCGCGACCTCGACGACGTGGCCGCACTGTTGCCGGCCGGCCCGACCGCGCCGACGTTCTCGGCCGCACTGATGGAGCTCGGTGCGGTGGTGTGCACGGCTCGTGCGCCGCAGTGCGGCCGCTGCCCGTTGAGCCGGTGCCGTTGGCGCGCCGCGGGTTATCCCGCCGCGACCGTCACCAAACGGGTGCAGCGCTACGCCGGAACCGATCGCCAGGTGCGCGGCAAGCTGCTGGACGTCCTGCGCGGCAGCAGTAACCCGGTGACCCGCGCCCAACTGGACGTGGTTTGGCTGTCGGACACCGCCCAACGCGACCGGGCGCTGGATTCGCTACTGGTCGACGGGCTGGTGGAGCAGACCACGGATGGCCTGTTCGCCCTGGCGGGCGAGGGCGAAATTACATGAGGTCGGCATGAATCCCGGCCGCAGCACCCAATTTTGGAGTCGCTTCACATAGAACGGATCTATGTCAAGCAAATTCTTCGCGACTTTTGCGTGTACAGCAATGGGTTTGGGACTGGGTCTGGGACTCGCGGCGCAGGCCAATGCCGCACCGGCCGGCGTCGGCTCGGCCGCCGACACCGTGCGCGACCTCCAGAGCCGCGGCTATCACGTGCAGGTCAACTCGAATGCCAATACGGCCCTTTCGAATTGCCGGGTGACCGGGGTGCACGGGTTGGCCGACACCAACATCGATGAGGACGGATACCGGATCGATCCGTCCCGGAACACCACGGTCTACGTCAACGTGTCCTGCCAGCCCGACGGCTGATCCGTCACGCCGTGACGGCTTCTTCGGCTGCGCCGCAGGCGAATTGGCGCCGGTAGTCCGACGGTGTCACTCCGATGACGCGGCGGAAGTGATGACGCAGCAGCGTCGCGGTACCGAACCCGGCCTGTCCGGCGATCCGGTCGATGTCCAGGTCGGACTCCTCGAGCAGCCTGCGCGCGTACAGCACCCGCTGATCGGTGATCCACTGCATGGGCGTGGTGCCGGTCTCTTCGACGAACCGGCGGGCGAAGGTGCGCGTGGACATCGCCGATCGCCTGGCCAGCGTCGTCACCGTGTGCGGCTTGTCGAGGTTGTCCATGATCCAATCCAGGTGCGGGGCAAAGCCTTCCGAACACCTGACCGGAATCGGCTGATCGATGAACTGGCGTTGCCCGCCGTCGCGTTGCGGTGGCACCACCATTCGCCGGGCGATCTTGTTGGTCACCTCGCTGCCGAGCTCACGGCGTACCAGGTGCAGGCACGCATCGATCCCGGCCGCCGTGCCCGCACTGGTGATCAGATTGCCGTCGTCGACGAACAGGACGTTGCGGTCCACGTGCGCGGTGGGATATTTCCGCGCCAGCTCGTCGGCGTGCATCCAGTGCGTCGTACACGGCCTGCCGTCCAACAGGCCCGCCGCACCGGCCAGGAATGCCCCCGAGCACACGGTCAGGATGATCGAGCCCGCATCGGCGGCGGCCCGCACGGCCTCCAACGCCTCGGGCAGGTAGTCCGAGCCACCGATGGCGGGGATCGCCACCAGGTCCGCACCGTGGAGGGCATCGAGGCCGTGTTCGGGAGTCAGCGTCGCACCGACCGACGTCCGCACCGGCCTGCCCGGCTCGGGGCCGCACACCTTG is a genomic window containing:
- a CDS encoding carbonic anhydrase yields the protein MPNSNPVSAWKALKDGNARFVAGEPQHPSQDIARRAKLTQGQKPTAVVFGCGDSRVAAELLFDQGLGDMFVVRTAGHVIDNAVLGSIEYAVSILEVPLIVVLGHDSCGAVKAAITALDEGQVPGGYVRDIVERVTPSILMGRHAGLSRVDEFEAYHVKETVNQLQMRSAAISAGLAAGTQAIVGATYHLSDGHVELRSHLGNIGEA
- a CDS encoding HhH-GPD family protein, with the translated sequence MSIDPGELVGWYESAQRDLPWRRPGVSAWQILVSEFMLQQTPVARVEPIWLAWIERWPTPSATAAAGSAEVLRAWGKLGYPRRAKRLHECAVVIAGEYGDEVPTDVDTLLTLPGIGAYTARAVACFAYSASVPVVDTNVRRVVTRVLRGQADAPARARDLDDVAALLPAGPTAPTFSAALMELGAVVCTARAPQCGRCPLSRCRWRAAGYPAATVTKRVQRYAGTDRQVRGKLLDVLRGSSNPVTRAQLDVVWLSDTAQRDRALDSLLVDGLVEQTTDGLFALAGEGEIT
- a CDS encoding GlxA family transcriptional regulator, translated to MLRSVSTLVLDGLAVFEFGVICEVFGIDRSADGVPNFDFKVCGPEPGRPVRTSVGATLTPEHGLDALHGADLVAIPAIGGSDYLPEALEAVRAAADAGSIILTVCSGAFLAGAAGLLDGRPCTTHWMHADELARKYPTAHVDRNVLFVDDGNLITSAGTAAGIDACLHLVRRELGSEVTNKIARRMVVPPQRDGGQRQFIDQPIPVRCSEGFAPHLDWIMDNLDKPHTVTTLARRSAMSTRTFARRFVEETGTTPMQWITDQRVLYARRLLEESDLDIDRIAGQAGFGTATLLRHHFRRVIGVTPSDYRRQFACGAAEEAVTA